A stretch of the Solanum dulcamara chromosome 6, daSolDulc1.2, whole genome shotgun sequence genome encodes the following:
- the LOC129891817 gene encoding TIR-only protein-like, translating into MQRSSLVSNLLQRQLVHQRQKISKNQMINKVIRSQLPCDVFINHRGNDTKRTIASLLYDHLTRLRINSFLDNKNMKPGDKLFEKIDSAIDECKIGVAVFSPRYCDSYFCLHELALFVESKKKLIPIFCDVKPSELRVVNNKGNIPLGPKEIERFNLALEEAKHTVGLDFNSNKGNWSDVVTKAADVVIESLIEAREAELIRNPMKLIIP; encoded by the exons atgcaACGCTCATCACTTGTTTCCAACTTATTGCAACGCCAATTAGTCCATCAAAGGCAAAAGATTAGCAAAAACCAAATGATTAACAAAGTGATTAGATCACAATTACCATgtgatgttttcattaatcacaGAGGTAATGACACAAAGAGAACAATAGCTTCATTATTATATGATCATTTGACACGTTTAAGGATTAATTCATTTTTGGACAACAAAAATATGAAGCCAGGTGACAAATTATTCGAAAAAATCGACAGTGCAATTGATGAATGCAAAATTGGCGTTGCTGTTTTTTCACCACGTTATTGTGattcatatttttgtttacATGAATTGGCTCTATTTGTGgaatcaaaaaagaaattgattcctattttTTGTGATGTGAAGCCCTCTGAGCTTCGTGTTGTTAACAATAAAGGAAATATTCCACTTGGACCTAAGGAAATTGAGAGGTTTAATTTGGCACTTGAAGAAGCTAAACACACCGTTGGCCTTGATTTCAACTCTAACAAAGG GAACTGGTCTGATGTGGTGACAAAAGCAGCTGATGTTGTCATTGAGAGCTTGATTGAAGCCCGAGAAGCTGAGCTAATCAGAAATCCCATGAAATTAATTATACCATAA
- the LOC129892402 gene encoding COP1-interacting protein 7-like, with product MDSRTRLDYALFQLTPTRTRCDLVIFAGNNSEKLASGLLEPFLIHLKSAKDQISKGGYSITLRPSITNVSWFTKATLQRFVRFVSTPEIVERFVTIEREITQIESEQANGSINVEGTSASAFDGDSKFSAGFSKSNGESDGVGDAQEENPKIRLQRVLESRKAVLRKEQAMAYARALVSGFDMDNLDELISFSNAFGALRLREACIKFMELCNKKRDDGIWMDEVAALQAYSPSEFSYFGRSGITLAAEHSDVTQDIMMNNQNIGLSIRKQNDDTISNGSVDTNQENGLPPPIKVHSTDGKSQPIWPNSLPPYTQNYQNSAFQQISPYPGYMFSGNPTYYPGMPWPANPEDFSRGPGPESDYSWTNKPPFKNKKRYSNGERHESNNSSSNSASDDYEENKKMHQGKSSSRKVVIRNINYIASNRNEQSDHSSTEDSSSDEDGSTDAESLRKQVEEAVGSWERHHNSMSRNKKKRDGKKRNKSGVNISNGTSKEDTKDEATNTGKNWDIFQNILMQDADSRTDDTGTKSVQEEYLVTKKVTPSTDSLIVTERHLGHEDEITRQNMGEEKRLRPVTRRESIEEELLFSHRAQEPNGSPQSILSNSATERIVLKSQKEDDWLVGNLINKSTYQGKSSDQNIFIGDYASASHDEHLKSGKDKKGVQFDDSIVVQAHSVDTSSDYHHQTDIFMVSDIIGAEQVKHNMPNHVEDKLNPSDACEPNDLFMVLGRDSATEQVSASRNPEMYDENDVFLSETIKSHTEARPASADTKLQKKGEGTNKRISKDLGRKAVSKEPKSKPSSIGSLGRTKSDTSSRIKKSPSTLQKSKAEKDEESRKKLEQSLLQRQKRIAERSDATGLTKPTSRKNPKESATLSKTEKPKPEAPTEATNRLHKPVCKSSTVERLASARTAKDQSTESKITPNKKPSQKENKVIAPSRKSAGKESKQGPRKVKASDTKVHGKGHSSSDPQKEKDNKNDKKIMSTERVSELRPHTSNKIIDEKNTEEVRSISLNEKKIDTPMLSAEHSIDDKKQSSNKAVKFLLPEVETSAAVDDAIGVIRSLTSSVSNVHLDSNINLDTPVCQEMLSNEVTTPPPNNEMNLETNQGRRKWTTDESSFKVTTGFRKLLYFGRKN from the exons ATGGATTCAAGGACTCGTTTGGATTATGCTCTGTTTCAGCTCACTCCAACAAGAACAAG ATGCGATCTTGTAATCTTTGCTGGTAACAATTCGGAGAAATTAGCTTCTGGTTTGCTTGAACCTTTTCTCATTCATCTCAAATCCGCTAAAGATCAGATATCTAAAGGAGGATATTCAATTACTCTTCGACCTTCAATCACTAATGTTTCTTGGTTCACCAAAGCAACTTTACAAAG GTTTGTGAGATTTGTTAGTACTCCTGAAATTGTTGAGCGATTTGTCACCATAGAAAGAGAAATTACACAGATTGAGAGTGAACAAGCTAATGGCAGTATCAATGTTGAAG GAACAAGTGCATCAGCTTTTGATGGAGATTCCAAATTCTCTGCTGGTTTTTCAAAG TCCAATGGTGAATCTGATGGTGTTGGTGATGCACAAGAAGAAAATCCCAA GATTCGTCTTCAACGAGTTCTAGAAAGCAGAAAAGCAGTTTTAAGGAAAGAGCAAGCAATGGCATACGCTCGCGCTTTGGTATCTGGCTTTGATATGGATAATTTGGACGAACTCATATCTTTTTCCAATGCTTTTGGCGCTCTGCGTTTAAG AGAAGCATGCATTAAGTTTATGGAGCTGTGCAACAAAAAGAGAGATGATGGAATCTGGATGGATGAAGTGGCTGCCCTTCAGGCCTACTCTCCTTCTGAATTTTCGTATTTTGGGAGATCCGGGATCACGCTTGCTGCTGAACATAGCGATGTTACTCAAGATATCATGATGAACAATCAAAATATTGGCCTCTCCATCAGGAAACAGAATGATGATACTATAAGTAATGGAAGTGTAGATACTAATCAAG AAAATGGTTTACCACCACCCATCAAAGTCCACTCAACAGATGGGAAATCACAACCAATATGGCCAAATAGTCTACCACCTTACAcgcaaaactatcaaaattctgCATTTCAACAAATTTCACCATATCCAGGATACATGTTTTCGGGCAATCCTACATACTATCCTGGAATGCCATGGCCTGCAAATCCAGAAGATTTTAGTCGAGGTCCCGGTCCTGAATCAGATTATAGTTGGACGAATAAACCACctttcaagaacaagaagagaTATTCGAATGGGGAGAGGCATGAAAGCAACAATTCAAGCTCTAACAGTGCTTCTGATGACTATGAAGAGAATAAGAAAATGCATCAGGGGAAAAGCTCATCAAGAAAAGTTGTTATCCGCaacataaactacatagcctcGAATAGAAATGAACAAAGTGATCACAGCAGCACCGAGGATAGTTCGTCTGATGAGGATGGATCCACTGATGCAGAATCCCTCAGAAAGCAGGTAGAGGAAGCAGTTGGATCATGGGAGAGGCATCATAACTCAATGTCTCGCAACAAGAAGAAACGAGATGGAAAGAAGAGAAACAAAAGTGGTGTTAATATATCAAATGGTACTTCTAAGGAGGACACTAAGGATGAAGCAACCAACACTGGTAAGAATTGGGATATCTTCCAGAACATTCTTATGCAAGATGCAGATTCAAGAACCGATGACACAGGGACAAAAAGTGTCCAGGAAGAGTACTTGGTGACAAAAAAAGTGACACCTTCAACTGATTCTCTTATTGTGACTGAGAGACACCTAGGACATGAAGATGAAATCACGCGACAAAACATGGGGGAAGAGAAGAGGCTTCGACCAGTTACAAGAAGAGAGAGCATAGAAGAAGAATTGTTATTTTCGCATAGAGCTCAGGAACCAAACGGTTCTCCTCAGTCTATCTTGTCGAATAGTGCCACAGAACGAATAGTCCTTAAGAGCCAAAAAGAGGATGATTGGTTAGTTGGCAAtctaataaataaatcaacataTCAAGGAAAAAGCTCAGATCAAAATATCTTTATTGGAGATTATGCTTCAGCCTCTCATGATGAACATTTGAAGAGCGGGAAAGATAAGAAAGGTGTTCAATTTGATGACTCCATTGTGGTTCAAGCCCATTCAGTTGATACCTCGTCTGATTATCACCACCAAACAGACATTTTCATGGTTTCAGACATCATCGGAGCTGAACAAGTTAAGCACAACATGCCTAATCATGTGGAGGATAAGCTTAATCCCTCTGATGCATGTGAACCAAATGACCTTTTCATGGTCCTTGGAAGGGACTCAGCCACTGAGCAAGTTTCAGCCTCTCGGAATCCTGAAATGTATGACGAAAATGATGTCTTCCTGTCTGAAACTATTAAGAGTCACACTGAAGCCAGACCTGCTTCTGCTGATACGAAGCTTCAAAAAAAGGGCGAAGGAACCAACAAAAGGATCAGTAAGGACCTTGGACGAAAGGCAGTTAGCAAAGAACCAAAATCTAAACCTTCATCAATTGGATCTCTTGGAAGGACCAAATCTGATACATCATCAAGAATCAAGAAATCGCCTTCCACATTGCAGAAGAGCAAAGCTGAGAAG GACGAGGAGAGTAGAAAGAAATTGGAACAATCATTATTGCAGCGTCAAAAGAGAATTGCAGAAAGAAGTGATGCCACTGGTTTAACTAAACCAACTTCaaggaagaatccaaaagaGTCAGCCACATTGTCAAAAACTGAGAAGCCAAAACCTGAGGCTCCAACTGAGGCAACGAATAGATTACATAAGCCAGTTTGTAAGAGTTCCACTGTAGAACGCCTCGCCTCTGCAAGGACAGCTAAGGATCAATCCACTGAATCAAAAATCACTCCAAACAAGAAACCAAGTCAAAAGGAGAACAAAGTGATTGCTCCATCAAGGAAATCAGCTGGAAAAGAAAGTAAGCAAGGTCCCCGTAAGGTCAAGGCTTCGGATACCAAAGTTCATGGAAAAGGTCATTCTTCATCTGATCCTCAGAAGGAAAAAGATAACAAGaacgataaaaaaataatgtcaaCTGAACGTGTATCTGAACTAAGACCACACACTTCAAATAAAATCATTGATGAAAAAAACACAGAGGAGGTACGTAGCATATCATTAAACGAGAAGAAGATAGATACACCTATGCTTTCTGCTGAACATTCAATAGATGACAAGAAACAAAGTTCTAACAAGGCTGTAAAGTTTTTACTGCCTGAAGTTGAAACCTCAGCAGCAGTTGATGATGCTATTGGAGTTATACGTTCTCTGACTTCCTCTGTATCGAACGTGCATTTGGACAGTAACATAAATTTGGACACTCCAGTGTGCCAAGAGATGCTCTCTAATGAAGTAACCACCCCACCTCCAAATAATGAAATGAACCTCGAGACGAATCAAGGAAGAAGGAAATGGACAACTGATGAAAGCTCATTTAAAGTTACCACAGGATTCAGAAAGCTTCTTTATTTTGGTCGAAAAAACTGA